A part of Silurus meridionalis isolate SWU-2019-XX chromosome 18, ASM1480568v1, whole genome shotgun sequence genomic DNA contains:
- the LOC124400795 gene encoding fibrinogen-like protein 1 — protein MMKITVRMMNVWVRLLFMSLGVATYQINMLAQGTDCTHIKIRSKLAPSGIYSIQPPGAKKPFQVYCVMLKDGGWTVIQRRTGGKLSFDNKWNKYKLGFGNVQKDHWLGLENIYALTKSKQHKATLRVDLWDFEGGSAFAKYQNFNIGSEKTAYKLHVGKYKGTAGDAIRGAYAGIDQNGYGFSTNDRDNDGCSPCIFGDIAVNECNGESGGGWWFSRCGTANLHGNWHSKGKNRGWASGLHWLTWRAPEPYSAKATRMMVKITEQL, from the exons ATG ATGAAGATCACAGTGAGGATGATGAATGTCTGGGTCAGACTGCTCTTTATGTCTCTGGGCGTGGCCACTTACCAGATCAATATGTTAGCGCAAG ggacAGACTGCACACACATTAAAATCCGTTCCAAATTGGCACCAAGTGGCATCTACAGCATTCAGCCACCTGGAGCTAAAAAACCTTTTCAG GTGTACTGTGTGATGCTGAAGGATGGAGGCTGGACCGTTATCCAGAGGAGGACCGGTGGAAAGCTTTCCTTCGAcaataaatggaataaatataaGTTGGGATTTGGAAATGTTCAGA AAGATCACTGGCTGGGCCTGGAGAACATCTATGCACTAACCAAAAGCAAGCAGCACAAAGCAACGCTCAGAGTAGACCTGTGGGACTTCGAAGGAGGTTCTGCCTTTGCTAAATATCAGAATTTTAACATCGGCAGCGAGAAAACGGCCTATAAACTGCATGTTGGAAAATACAAAGGCACTGCAG GTGATGCTATCCGGGGGGCATATGCTGGCATCGACCAGAACGGCTATGGTTTCAGCACAAATGACCGTGACAACGACGGCTGCTCCCCATGCATTTTTGGGGATATTGCGGTTAATGAATGCAACGGTGAAAGTGGTGGCGGATGGTGGTTCAGTCGCTGTGGCACAGCCAACCTGCATGGAAACTGGCATTCTAAAGGAAAAAATCGGGGATGGGCATCTGGCCTTCACTGGCTCACCTGGAGAGCACCTGAGCCCTACTCAGCTAAAGCGACTCGCATGATGGTCAAGATTACTGAGCAGTTGTAG